Proteins encoded by one window of Oreochromis niloticus isolate F11D_XX linkage group LG17, O_niloticus_UMD_NMBU, whole genome shotgun sequence:
- the LOC106096845 gene encoding CD63 antigen-like produces MGKINGCLKCIFIFYNVLFVVIGSGMIFLVAQLTLLFSSFGIQLSSFGMPSIGWFWLFAFGVLGVSFLGIFAACCEKDIAIKIFAGLVGTGMIIMIICGITVVVRRNQLKAAFLSTSSELVQPYMEVPGIRHMLDALQKHFECCGIGSVEDWGNKIPNSCECTSDATNCKHRPQGKGGPEKIYAKACGERVFGFLDYIFRMIINFFFAFVVTALLALLMTICMIRQVKCNNADESIAMEDK; encoded by the exons ATGGGGAAAATTAATGGATGCCTaaagtgcatttttattttctacaatgtgctgtttgtg GTGATAGGAAGTGGAATGATTTTCCTGGTAGCACAGCTCACTTTACTCTTCAGTTCCTTTGGGATTCag CTCTCATCATTTGGTATGCCAAGCATTGGCTGGTTTTGGCTGTTTGCGTTTGGTGTCCTCGGTGTCTCCTTCCTGGGAATCTTTGCTGCCTGCTGTGAGAAAGACATTGCCATCAAAATA TTTGCAGGCCTCGTGGGGACTGGAATGATCATCATGATAATCTGTGGCATCACTGTAGTTGTCAGAAGAAACCAG ttAAAGGCTGCCTTCCTAAGTACCTCCAGTGAACTAGTGCAGCCCTACATGGAAGTACCAGGCATTAGACACATGCTTGACGCGTTACAGAAACAT TTCGAATGCTGTGGAATAGGGAGTGTTGAGGACTGGGGCAACAAAATCCCAAATTCCTGTGAATGCACATCAGATGCAACTAATTGCAAACACAGACCTCAG GGAAAAGGAGGTCCAGAGAAAATCTATGCAAAG GCTTGTGGGGAGCGTGTTTTTGGGTTCTTGGACTACATCTTCAGGATGATTATAAACTTCTTCTTTGCATTTGTTGTTACAGCA CTGCTGGCCCTGCTCATGACCATCTGCATGATCCGTCAGGTCAAATGTAACAATGCTGATGAATCCATTGCCATGGAAGACAAATGA